TGGGCTTGTGAACCAGATAATAAGGAAGCTAGTGAGATTTGGGGATAGAACTTGTGGCCAGAAAAGGGATGGTCTTATGTTCAGCAGAAATGTCTAAAAGACAGCATGAACCAAGGCACATATGTCTTATTTTAATTTCAAGTAGGCAACTAGGTATAAATAACATAATTAACGAGCAAATTTGTTAAATGTCAAATGCTATACTTGTAACTCCTGCATGTTTGTCACCATACCCTGTGACCTGCTGGATCAGGTTGATTCCCACTACCTGATTAGTAGCTGCAGAATTTTGGACCATCAAGCACTGAATGATGAGCCAGATTAGTCACTTCCTATATAAATAAATCAAATAAATTGTTGTCTCCTGCCCACATTAAAAAAGAAGAGTTCTAAAACCAGCACTTGTTTTAGTTCTAAGCTCTGCTTTTCCAAATACTGACAAATACCAAATGAGAAGTTCCTACAGTATGACCATCAAATTCAGGGGTAGGTGACAAGTGCACAGATGTATCCCAGGAACAGAAATTCTGAGACTAGAACAGAAAATGAAGTGAAATACATGCTTCACTGTAAGTGCATATTTCTGTCCTACAGACTCATGAACATACAATAGGGCACATTTGCATGCCTTTCTGAGTGGAAAACTCAATACTCCCATTTCTAGAGTCTGCATCATTCATTGGTCTTCACAACCTAGACAAAGGTTTCCCCACATAATGCtgctccattaaaaaaaaaggtgacaTGCTCCTTGGGTTTACGCTTGTGGTTCACCCTCCTCTTTCCAGACTCCTTGCCCCAAAGCTGTTGGTGAGTCCCAGAAGCAAGGAGCAGACACTACGGTAAAGACAAGCCCACCTGGTATGACACAGAAATTGTTACATCAGGGAAAGCCACTCtgagcacagctggctgggaaggTTCAGTTTGTGTCCAGCTAAGATCTTTGCATAGACCATTGTCATTTTATTGCTAATTAATTGTAGGATAACTTCCAGGACACACTGTATTGGCAACATTTCATCAAGATGGACAAATACATAAGGACTCTCACGATACAAAAGTGACATTTTTTTCAGCACAATCAATGTTTCATaaagccagagcagaggaaTCATTGTCAGTCTTAAGATTTGAAACTGGGTAGTCAGGGAAGCCATTACTTTGTAAATTATTTATTACTCCATGgccccaaaaccaacaaactccCCTGAGAATCCAAGATGAGAATGTAGAAATATCTACACTCCTGCCTAGTTTCATTAATAGGCTCATGCACATGTCAACTTTGTTTCATATAAAAACTATGTATAATTTTATTAGAAATAAATATTATTTTGGTGCTAAGGCATCAAGttataagcagaaggatatTAAAGAGTTTGTTATTTTATTAATATTAGAAATATATTTAATGGAAGCATTTGCAAGAGTGTGTAGTGATGGGAAAATGCTGATTGTTAATGAGTTTAGTGAAATCATATTTTCATACACAGAAAActagtcttttttttctttgccaggGCAAAATACTGCTGCAATAGAACCGTATAGTCAGGTTAAAtctgaaaaaggaagaaaatgaattAAGGTAATGCCTGGAGTCATTGTTAGCATCACATCTTGAGTAACCCTCATTCTAGAAGTATTTCAGAGATAATATGATAAAACCCCAGAGAAGCAAGAAAAGACAGGGGTGAAGTCACAGCAATTTGTTAATTTCACATTAAAATGCCTATGTTTTGTTCCTATTACACATTACAGTAACTATACTGTTCAAATTCACTTTAGTAATGTAAGTGTATGAAATACTAAAATGTGTATGAAATGATTGTGATTTTATGATGTAATCATAATAACAAAGATATTTTTCTTATGTTGTTGGTAGCTGCCTTTGTTACACATCCTTTCTCTGAAGTACAGAAACATTAGCTGGAAGAAAATCAAGTGGCAGGAAACCTTATGTTGCCCTTCAGCATTTTTCTTGGGGTTGAACTGTACAGAGAGAAGAAGAACTATGGGGGCACAAGCTCTTGCAGAATGGGGCAGGTTCCTCTCTCTGTGTAAATAAAGCACACACCGACCTCCACTAGTAGAATGCCAGATCCTGTGCCCCGTGTGGATTACATGAGGCTGGATCCAGCAGCCTTACTTCATGCTGCTAGTGTAGACAGCTTCTACACAGCCAGATGATACATGGGCACAAGACTCCTCTGGAATCCTGCCACCAATACTgggaagaagggggaaataAGACAAAGGGCCTGGCAGGCCCAGGAGCATCCTGTGCAGGACACTccaggccctgccccagctgtgtGGAGGAGCAGCATGGAACTACAGAATTactgtggttggaagagacctttaaaatcaagcCCAACTGTTAATCTAGCACTCTCTAGTGCATTAATACATGTCCCTACACACCATAtctatgtcttttaaatacctccaggggtggtgactccaacacttccctcagcagcctgctccaatgcatGACAACCCTTTTAGGAAAGGAATTTCTCCTGGTAACACACCTTAACCTCCCCCTGAGGtaattttctctcatcctattgtCACTTGGGAGAGGAGATGGGCATCCAGCTCGCTACAACCTACAAGTAAAACCTACAAGCCAGGCTCTACGATTGGGTAGCTGTAACGAGCAATAatgtctccctcagcctcctgttctccagactaaacaacccctgtTCCCTCTGCCGCTCCTCTTAAGTCTCCTCCTTTAGACACTTCCCCTGCTGAGTCActtttctttggacatgctcttCCGTCAGAAACCACCTTGCCTGTCTGCAGCCACGGCCGCATCCTCACGCCCCGGTACCGCACAGAGCAGCAGGCGGGAGAGGTCTCTCCACAACAGGACAGAGCCGCAGGCCCAACCTGCGCAAAGGACTACAGCTCCCGGCATGGGGCGCGGCTGTTCCGCCGCCAGGCCGACCCGGCTGAGGTGCGCCCGCGCATTCCTCACTGACGAAAGCGAACGGGAGAGGGGGGGCGGAGGCGTACTCGGCCCtttctgctgagctgagctgggcccGTACAGGCTTCTCAGCCCTCTTCAGACCTGTCGGTAGGCGAATCCAGGCTGCGGTTCCCGCCGAGCTGGCCGGTCCCGCTCTGAGCAGCACGGCGGTGACGGCCAGCGGGGCGCACTACAACTCCCGGCGTGCGGCGCGGCGGCGCGCAGGGGTGACAGGCGATGCTTCCCGGCGTGCCccgcggtggcggcggcggagAGCGAAGGGCGGTGGGATGCGGCTGTCGGTGGTGGCCGCCATCTCGCACGGGCGAGTGTACCGGCACCTGGGGCTGGGCCCGCGCTCCCGCCTCGACCTGCTGCGCAACCTGGTGACGGCGCTGGTGCGCCATGAGCGCATCGAGGTGCCCTGGGCGCGGGCCGACGAGATGCGCGACTATGCCGAGCGGGTGAGCGGCCGGGCCTGACCGGAGCGAACCGGGGCGGGGCGGCAGGCGATCGAGGGACCGTGACGACTCTCCTTCTTTCTCGCAGCTCATCGACTACGCCAAACTGGGAGACACCAACGAGCGCGCTATGCGCATGGCGAATTTCTGGCTGACGGTGAGTACCGCCCCCTAAATCCCTCCTTGCCTTGCACGGTGGCGGTGCTAGAGCTGTGTGTGCCGCCCCGCAGGAGAAGGATCTCATCCACAAGCTGTTCAAGGTGCTGGCAGTCCGGTTCCAGCCGCACCCCGGCAGCTACACGCGCATGCTGCACATACCCAACCGGGATGACATTGACCGCGCCAAGATGGCAGTGATCGAGCTCAAGGGGaaccccttcccacccctcatCGTCCCGCGCCGTGACACCGAGAAGACGCTGCTCAACCAGCTTCTGAAGGGCTACCGGGAGGACATGCAGCGGGCGGCAGCCCCAGAGGCACTCAAGGGCACCCCTGTCTAAGTATCCCTTTTTAACCTGATGGAGGCCCCATGCCCGCACAGGTGTGGGGCTCGGCATGAGCTGCCCCGGCACCAGTCAACTTGCTGCAGTCCTGGAGCACAGTGTTGGAAGACATCCCAGCAGATCTGAAGATTGATTTATAGCTTTAAGGCTCCTCGATGTGGGGCAGGAGGTGAAGGCGTACTTGCTTCTTCCTGTAGTTTGAATAGAAAGTCAGCAAGAGAAGGAAGTCAAGCTGGGAACCTTAATGTTGTTATTCTCTGTGTAAATAAATTCTGTTCAGAAAGTGAGTTTgcttctgtttgggttttgttcttgtGCACATGAATTAGTAGCTTATCCATCAGATACTGTATTACAGCTTCTAGTCCAACAGCATTCCTCTCTGAGGCACTGCCGCCGTTGAGGCTACCTAGAGGCCAGTGTGCAGCCTTTCAGGGCACACAATTCAGAGGAAAAAATCTTGCTATATCAGAAGCATGAAAGCAAACAGGATGTTCATACTGGTGTAAATCTTAAAATAGGCAACACCAAAATGATTTGTGCTAAAATTTCTTGTCTCTGACATGGGCATGGTCAGCATCTTAGTCTCAGGTGTGATGTTGCAAGATACCTGCATTTTACTATATTACAACGAAAGGAGATTGCAGCAAGACTTCTTGAGAGAGCAATAGAACTACTGGGACGTAAGAAACTTTGaagtacacagaatcacagaaccttagacattagaagggacctctactgagtccaaccgccctgccaaggcagggtcccCTAGCGTAGTCTGTGCAGGAATGTGTCCGTGTGGGTTTGCAAAGTCTCCAAACAGTCTTtcggaagcctgttccagtgctctgttactgtaaagaggtttctcctcgaGGTGAAACTTATATACCAGTTTGTacctgctgaccactgaaaagagatttgccccagctacttgacatccacccctcagatacttgtacACAGTGATAAGAAGAACTCTCAGgtttgtcttctccagactaaagagcacCAGGTATCTTAGTCTCTCTTCGGTCCTCTTTGTCCTTTAATTTCAAGTACAACTAGTGCCTGTAAGTCTTAGCTGCAGCTTCTGAGTGCAAAAAAAAACTTGCACAAACGTCAAGTGCCTTCCTCCCGAGTTTCACAATCTTAAGACAGATCCAAGGTCCTATGCAGCAAGAGGTGTATGGAATGaccaaaaaaagaaccaaaaccaAGTGATACTAAATAATTCTCGCTTCAGGACACTTACTGCACACAGTATGTTTTAATGAATTCCAGTGAGAAAAAATAAGCACTGGAAAAgatgagatcatctagttctactGTGAAGTCTGGTTCTAcagcatgtccctgagcactgCATCTCTTGTGCCTTTTAACACCTGGTGTGAGGATTCACATCcggttggcagctggcactagtggtgttctccaaggatcaagtgctgtgcccagtcctgttcaacatctttattgatgatcaagacgaggggattgagcccagcaccagtaagtttgcagatggcacggagctaggagcaggtgttgatctgttggaaggtaggagagccctgcagagggacctagacaggctggatgggtgggcagaggccaatgggatgagatctaATGAGGCCAACTGCAGGGTCctgcgctttggccacaaccccaagcagcgctacaggctggggactgagtggctggagagcagccagcaagaaAGGGGCCTGGAGGTCctggtagataatagctgaagatgaggcagcagtgtgcccagatggccaagagagccaatggcatcctggcctgcatcaggaacagtgtggccagtaggacgaggaaggttattctgcccctgtactcagcactggtcaggccacaccttgagtcttgtgtccagttctgggcccctcaattcaagagagatgttgaggtgctggaaggtgtccagagaagggcgacaaagctggtgagaggcctggaacacaaaccctatgaggagaggctgagggagctgagggtgtgcagcctggagaagaggaggctcaggggtgacctcattgctgtctacaactacctgaagggacattgtagccaggtgggggttggtctcttctgccaggcaaccaccaacagaacaagggaacagtctcaacttgtgccaggtaaggtctaggctggatgttaggaggaagtttttgccagagagagtgattggcattggaatgggctgcccagggaggtggtggaggcaccatccctggaggtgttgaagcaaatcctggatgaggcacttagtgccatggtctagttgactggctagggctgggtgctaggttggagtggctgatcttggaggtctcttccaacctggttgattctatgagatcatACTCACAGtgcataattaccttagctaataatgcatgattaccttagtctatttgcagaagcagcacagtgaaatacaggggaaaaaaaaacagtataaATCAGAAAGCTGAAACCAGTGAACTAACCGACTTCCACTCACCTCACTGCCATCCCTGTGGAAAAGAGGCACACCCcagaagccagaagcagcaactaGAATGGGAAGCCTCCTATGTTGCCATCTGAACTTCAAGGCCCACAGTACTTGGCTCCagttagcactttcatttttgaCATTGTCATGACTGCAGCATGgaatgaataacagcagcaggttcaactcAAACTGATGACATTCTCCCTTCTGATTCTTACCCACAAACCCTCAACCCTCCTGACACTATGTGGTAGTTTAAGGGGGTCCCAGGTTCCCTGAAGAAAACTACAGGGGTCCCAGGGGACAGATGTGGTCTTCCCAGGATGTCGTAATATTGTTACTCTATTCTGCTTTCTGGTATCACAATTTATAAGCCAGTAGGtcttttccctccctgccttttctcttttctctggaaAGAGAGCGCATCCCTCCTCATCTCATGATGTGTGTGTGGGAGAAGGCTtctagctggcagggaattttgagcTGCATTATGTGGCCTGCTCAGGCCTTGTAGGTCTAAGATGGGGAGGGCAATTCTGGCCTACTGTTAGGCCTGCTGACAGTGGAAGGGGTAGAAGATTCTAGATGGTTTCATTCTGATAGACTTGGCTTAAGCTTGTGGATGTATCCATTCTACCAATAGCCTTTTGCATATAGGCATAGTAAATAGAATCTCCCCTTGgacttccaatcagtgtgcagcaTCTTCGTTCTTACTCTCCAAAAGAAGTAAGTGTCACTGCTGTCCTCCAGCCCTGGGTAGCTcatggcctcaaactgggacACACCATCACTAACTTGAATGCAATCAAAACACTCCATGACATGCAGGGTCACCCCACCAcctctccccttccttgccCATCCATTCTAAAGATGTTGCAACCATttattgtagacagcaacaaggtcacccctgagcctcctcttctctaggctaaacaaccccagctccctcagcctctcctcataggctttgtgttacaggcccctcaccagccttgttgcccttctctggacacgttccaacacctcaacatctctcttgaattgaggggcccagaactagacaccgtactcaaggtgtggcctgaccagtgctgagtacagggcaagaataacctcccttgtccttctggccacactgtttctgatgcaggccaggatgccactggctctcttggccacttgggcacactgctggcttcagagcctgcccctgcctctaggtgcttctgctgccttcacagccaGGGTGCCTCCAGGGTCCTAAGTCCCACCAGAGGGTCTCTCGAGGTGCAAGCCCCTTATTCGACCCCAAGGGATCTAGTCCCAAACTCCCGTATACCAAACTATTATCCTTAAGATTCTCCCAGGGATGTTGAGCCACATACATGATTCCAGTCCCTTACACCATCCCACCCTATTTCTTTGATGGACACTGTACTATTCTGATACACAAccccttccagctccttctgTTTGTTTCACACACAGCAGTTGGACTAATGATCACGTTGCCTTTCTGCAGGAAGAAGTCCTGATTCCTGCCTGGCTATTCTCAGGTGCTCCAGCAGGTGTGGGTAGAAAAGTCAGTTTTATGAATGATAAAAACGTCAAGAGAGGAAAATGACCATGGCCTTGTAACAGTAGTTGAAAGCACAGTGTTAAGCCCATGTTACTGTTATCCAAAACATTTGTTTTGATCAAAGGACGCAGAAGCCAGAGCAGGTGGTTATATAATTTAGGCAAACAAATGTGAAAACACTGATTTAGAAAGACAGTTGGATAAAAACATGCAATGATGGAAAGAATCATAGGgtctgggtcagaagggacctctgaaagttacctagtccaacccctgcccctGCAGTTAGCAAGAATAtcttcacctagatcaggttgctcagagctccatcgaGCCTCACTTCAGATATCGCCAGAGATGAGGCCCCAGCCAtcttctgggcaacctgttacagtgttccagcaccctcatagtaGAGAACTTGTTCATAACatcagtctaaacctcctcttctcttgtttgaagccattgccccttgtcctatcactacaggcctttgtaagcagtctctattcttgtagtccccttcaggcactgcaaggttCCTATCAGTTCTCcctagtctcctcttctccagactgaacaaccccagctccatcagcctgtcctcacatcaGGTTGCTCCAAACCCCTGATCATTTTGTAGCCTTCTTCTGGATCTGCTCTCTCAGGTCCatatccttcctgtattgagggctccagacctagactcagtactccaggtgaggtctcaccagagtaaagtggcagaatcacctctcaggatctgctgccactgcatctcttgatgcagcccagaatgtgatttgccttctgggctgcaagcttcCACTGCCTACTCATGTCCAGCTTGTCATCCACCAAcgcccccaggtccttctccacagggctgccttctatcacctgatcccCCAGGCTGTATTTATAGTGAGCATTGTTCTGGCCGGCCCAGGTGCAAAGCCTTGCACTtactcttgttgaacctcatgaggttcatctgggctcacctctccagcttgtccaggtccctctggatgccatcctatCCCTCTGGCATATTGACAGCACtgctcagtttggtgtcatctgcacacttgctgatggtgcactcgaTCTCATGTCTGTATCACTGATAGAAGtattaaacagcacaggtcccagtgtggagccctgagggacaccacttgtcaatGTTCTCCATTTGGACTTCAAGCCAGTGAGCACCACACTCTGGATgcgaccatccagccaattccttatccactgaacatCAAATCCATATTTCAAACTTGGCAAGTGGacgtcatagaatcacagaatcagtcagggttggaagggactacgggagactgtgtcaaaggccttgcagatAGATCACATCCATAGGTTGTCTCTTATCTACTGACAGTCACCTTGTTATAGAAAGCCACTGTTgatcaggcagg
Above is a window of Pogoniulus pusillus isolate bPogPus1 chromosome Z, bPogPus1.pri, whole genome shotgun sequence DNA encoding:
- the MRPL17 gene encoding large ribosomal subunit protein bL17m — encoded protein: MRLSVVAAISHGRVYRHLGLGPRSRLDLLRNLVTALVRHERIEVPWARADEMRDYAERLIDYAKLGDTNERAMRMANFWLTEKDLIHKLFKVLAVRFQPHPGSYTRMLHIPNRDDIDRAKMAVIELKGNPFPPLIVPRRDTEKTLLNQLLKGYREDMQRAAAPEALKGTPV